In Streptomyces alboniger, the following are encoded in one genomic region:
- the ispG gene encoding flavodoxin-dependent (E)-4-hydroxy-3-methylbut-2-enyl-diphosphate synthase encodes MTAVSLGIPSVPTKLADRRVSRKIQVGSVAVGGDAPVSVQSMTTTRTSDIGATLQQIAELTASGCQIVRVACPTQDDADALATIARKSQIPVIADIHFQPKYVFAAIDAGCAAVRVNPGNIKQFDDKVKEIARAAKDAGTPIRIGVNAGSLDARLLKKYGKATPEALVESALWEASLFEEHDFRDIKISVKHNDPVVMVNAYRQLAAQCDYPLHLGVTEAGPAFQGTIKSAVAFGALLSEGIGDTIRVSLSAPPAEEIKVGIQILESLNLRQRRLEIVSCPSCGRAQVDVYKLAEEVTAGLDGMEVPLRVAVMGCVVNGPGEAREADLGVASGNGKGQIFVKGEVIKTVPESKIVETLIEEAMKIAEQMEKDGVASGEPTISVAG; translated from the coding sequence ATGACAGCCGTATCGCTCGGAATCCCGTCCGTTCCGACCAAGCTCGCCGACCGAAGGGTCAGCCGCAAGATCCAGGTCGGTTCGGTGGCCGTGGGCGGCGACGCGCCGGTCTCCGTGCAGTCGATGACGACGACGCGTACGTCGGACATCGGCGCGACGCTCCAGCAGATCGCGGAGCTGACCGCGTCCGGCTGCCAGATCGTCCGGGTCGCCTGCCCCACGCAGGACGACGCCGACGCGCTGGCGACCATCGCGCGGAAGTCGCAGATCCCTGTCATCGCGGACATCCACTTCCAGCCGAAGTACGTCTTCGCGGCGATCGACGCGGGCTGCGCGGCGGTGCGCGTGAACCCGGGCAACATCAAGCAGTTCGACGACAAGGTCAAGGAGATCGCGCGCGCCGCCAAGGACGCGGGCACGCCGATCCGCATCGGCGTCAACGCGGGCTCGCTGGACGCCCGCCTCCTGAAGAAGTACGGCAAGGCGACCCCCGAGGCGCTGGTCGAGTCGGCCCTGTGGGAGGCGTCCCTCTTCGAGGAGCACGACTTCCGGGACATCAAGATCTCGGTGAAGCACAACGACCCCGTGGTCATGGTCAACGCCTACCGCCAGCTGGCGGCCCAGTGCGACTACCCCCTGCACCTCGGCGTCACCGAGGCGGGCCCGGCCTTCCAGGGCACGATCAAGTCGGCCGTCGCCTTCGGCGCGCTGCTCTCCGAGGGCATCGGCGACACGATCCGGGTGTCGCTGTCCGCGCCCCCCGCGGAGGAGATCAAGGTCGGCATCCAGATCCTGGAGTCCCTGAACCTCCGCCAGCGCCGCCTGGAGATCGTCTCCTGCCCGTCGTGCGGCCGCGCCCAGGTGGACGTCTACAAACTGGCCGAGGAGGTCACGGCGGGCCTCGACGGCATGGAGGTCCCGCTCCGCGTGGCCGTCATGGGCTGCGTGGTGAACGGCCCCGGCGAGGCCCGCGAGGCAGACCTCGGCGTCGCCTCCGGCAACGGCAAGGGCCAGATCTTCGTCAAGGGCGAGGTCATCAAGACCGTCCCCGAGTCGAAGATCGTGGAGACGCTCATCGAAGAGGCGATGAAGATCGCCGAACAGATGGAGAAGGACGGCGTCGCCTCCGGCGAACCCACGATCTCCGTAGCGGGCTGA
- a CDS encoding M50 family metallopeptidase codes for MTTLMMILGIVVFVIGLLFSIAWHELGHLSTAKMFGIRVPQYMVGFGPTLFSRKKGDTEYGIKAIPLGGYIRMIGMFPPGPDGRIEARSTSPWRGMIEDARSAAFEELKPGDETRLFYTRKPWKRVIVMFAGPFMNLILAVAIFLGVMMTFGISSQTTQVSKVSDCVIQQSENRAKCEKGDKPAPAKAAGLKPADKIVAFQGQPVDDWSTLQSKIRETIGPATITVERDGKRLDLHADLIKNQVTKTDGEGAYVEGKYVYAGFLGFTPATGIVQQSFGDSVERMGDMMENGVESLIALPSKIPDLWDAAFGDGERKQDSPMGVVGAARVGGDVFTLDIPPQNQIAMMLFLIAGFNLSLFLFNMLPLLPLDGGHIAGALWESVRRNVAKVLRRPDPGPFDVAKLMPVAYVVAGIFICFTILVLIADVVNPVRIS; via the coding sequence ATGACGACCTTGATGATGATCCTCGGGATAGTCGTCTTCGTGATCGGGCTGCTCTTCTCGATCGCCTGGCACGAACTGGGGCACCTCTCGACGGCCAAGATGTTCGGCATCCGCGTGCCGCAGTACATGGTGGGCTTCGGCCCGACCCTCTTCTCGCGCAAGAAGGGCGACACCGAGTACGGCATCAAGGCCATCCCCCTCGGCGGCTACATCCGCATGATCGGCATGTTCCCGCCGGGCCCCGACGGCCGCATAGAGGCCCGCTCCACCTCGCCCTGGCGCGGCATGATCGAGGACGCCCGCTCGGCGGCCTTCGAGGAGCTGAAGCCCGGCGACGAGACCCGCCTCTTCTACACGCGCAAGCCGTGGAAGCGCGTGATCGTGATGTTCGCGGGCCCCTTCATGAACCTGATCCTCGCCGTGGCGATCTTCCTCGGCGTGATGATGACGTTCGGCATCAGCTCCCAGACGACCCAGGTGAGCAAGGTCTCGGACTGCGTCATCCAGCAGAGCGAGAACCGCGCCAAGTGCGAGAAGGGCGACAAGCCCGCCCCCGCCAAGGCGGCCGGCCTCAAGCCCGCCGACAAGATCGTCGCCTTCCAGGGGCAGCCCGTCGACGACTGGTCCACGCTCCAGTCGAAGATCCGCGAGACCATCGGCCCCGCCACCATCACCGTCGAGCGCGACGGCAAGCGGCTGGACCTGCACGCCGACCTCATCAAGAACCAGGTCACCAAGACCGACGGCGAGGGGGCCTACGTCGAGGGCAAGTACGTCTACGCGGGCTTCCTCGGCTTCACCCCGGCCACCGGCATCGTCCAGCAGTCCTTCGGCGACTCCGTGGAGCGCATGGGCGACATGATGGAGAACGGCGTCGAGTCGCTCATCGCCCTGCCGTCCAAGATCCCGGACCTGTGGGACGCGGCGTTCGGCGACGGCGAGCGCAAGCAGGACTCGCCGATGGGCGTGGTCGGCGCGGCCCGCGTGGGCGGCGATGTGTTCACCCTGGACATCCCGCCGCAGAACCAGATCGCGATGATGCTGTTCCTCATCGCGGGCTTCAACCTCTCGCTGTTCCTCTTCAACATGCTGCCGCTGCTCCCGCTCGACGGCGGCCACATCGCCGGCGCCCTGTGGGAGTCCGTGCGGCGCAACGTGGCGAAGGTCCTGCGCCGCCCCGACCCGGGCCCGTTCGACGTCGCCAAGCTGATGCCGGTCGCCTATGTGGTGGCGGGGATCTTCATCTGCTTCACGATCCTGGTGCTCATCGCCGACGTGGTGAATCCGGTGAGAATCTCCTAG
- the dxr gene encoding 1-deoxy-D-xylulose-5-phosphate reductoisomerase: MSDSPSPLADPHLVFDPVSITDGAGPRDIVILGSTGSIGTQAIDLVLRNPDRFRVTALSAAGGRVGLLAEQARRLRVKTVAVAREDVVPALREALQGQYDTGEPLPEILAGPDAATQLAASACHTVLNGITGSIGLAPTLAALEAGRTLALANKESLIVGGPLVKAIAKPGQIIPVDSEHAALFQALAAGTRADVRKLVVTASGGPFRGRTKADLAHVTPEDALAHPTWAMGPVITVNSATLVNKGLEVIEAHLLYDIPFDRIEVVVHPQSYVHSMVEFTDGSTLAQATPPDMRGPIAIGIGWPERVPGAAPAFDWTKASSWEFFPLDNDAFPSVGLARHVGELAGTAPAVFNAANEECVDAFLKGALPFNGIMETVTRVVEEHGTPVTAGPGTSLTVADVLEAETWARARARELAAKTTAEARA, translated from the coding sequence ATGAGCGACAGCCCATCCCCCCTCGCCGACCCGCATCTCGTCTTCGACCCCGTCTCCATCACGGACGGGGCAGGCCCGCGGGACATCGTCATCCTCGGCTCCACGGGCTCGATCGGCACCCAGGCCATCGATCTCGTCCTGCGCAACCCCGACCGCTTCCGCGTCACGGCGCTCTCCGCCGCGGGCGGCCGCGTCGGCCTCCTCGCCGAGCAGGCGCGCCGGCTGCGGGTCAAGACCGTCGCGGTCGCCCGCGAGGACGTCGTACCGGCGCTGCGGGAAGCGCTCCAGGGGCAGTACGACACGGGGGAGCCGCTCCCCGAGATCCTGGCCGGACCGGACGCCGCCACCCAGCTCGCCGCCTCCGCCTGCCACACGGTCCTCAACGGCATCACCGGCTCCATCGGTCTCGCGCCGACGCTCGCCGCCCTCGAAGCGGGCCGCACCCTCGCGCTCGCCAACAAGGAATCCCTCATCGTCGGCGGCCCGCTCGTCAAGGCGATCGCCAAGCCCGGCCAGATCATCCCGGTCGACTCCGAGCACGCGGCCCTCTTCCAGGCGCTCGCCGCAGGCACCCGCGCGGACGTACGCAAACTCGTCGTCACCGCCTCCGGCGGCCCCTTCCGAGGACGTACGAAGGCCGATCTCGCGCACGTCACCCCCGAGGACGCGCTCGCGCACCCCACCTGGGCCATGGGACCGGTCATCACCGTCAACTCCGCGACCCTGGTCAACAAGGGCCTGGAGGTCATCGAGGCGCACCTCCTCTACGACATCCCCTTCGACCGCATCGAGGTCGTCGTCCACCCCCAGTCCTACGTGCACTCCATGGTGGAGTTCACCGACGGCTCGACCCTCGCCCAGGCCACCCCGCCCGACATGCGCGGCCCCATCGCCATCGGCATCGGCTGGCCCGAGCGGGTGCCCGGCGCGGCGCCCGCCTTCGACTGGACCAAGGCGTCGAGCTGGGAGTTCTTCCCCCTCGACAACGACGCGTTCCCGTCGGTCGGGCTCGCCCGGCACGTCGGGGAGCTCGCGGGCACGGCCCCGGCGGTGTTCAATGCCGCCAACGAGGAATGCGTGGACGCGTTCCTCAAGGGCGCGCTGCCCTTCAACGGCATCATGGAGACGGTGACGAGGGTCGTGGAGGAGCACGGCACCCCCGTCACCGCTGGGCCGGGAACCTCCCTGACCGTGGCGGACGTCCTCGAAGCGGAGACCTGGGCGCGCGCTCGGGCCCGCGAACTGGCAGCCAAGACGACCGCGGAGGCTCGTGCATGA